One segment of Panicum virgatum strain AP13 chromosome 1K, P.virgatum_v5, whole genome shotgun sequence DNA contains the following:
- the LOC120660767 gene encoding protein transport protein SEC16A homolog, giving the protein MADDQTDADFFDKLVDDDDAPAPANSALARDVSDISLADDDLPTLPPAPETAPPEGGSPGSAKAGAGLHTTVKQVQWASFGGGPDDGADPFAELSGAAGDDSFFGTQTLETSAGTSDHDLFGANHQSLAAPVTDQDFFGGTSSSNQNVDGQLQRTGSGAVDFTDPKYLEAMYPGWKYDEATQQWYQVDTSNTIGNAAQLVDNSSQNLQQQLDTSYLQNSAHAGLETIAEEGAATAGVSSWGQGGASEYPPNMFFYAEYPGWYFDTNTQQWHSLESYQQAAMQAGTASAVQTGANDGAVVTSGGTSYNAKQTEDLAVHNQVTQHNSFMTSFTPQSQRQMTGAFGNTMQSESATDNSLTSSFYGFDQHANAETSSSSTSQQVGFNTAETVSDHYGAHKGFESASLQSGYSSSDSQQSSYKAFEPSTGYRAGYKAFEPAMGTSHNVFQQSAGNQGGYKAFEPSMSNQSGYNAFEPSTSRHSASKGFMPSTGHQTGYKGSEASTVNQASYNEFETSTGYNTSFKIFEPSSAQHAGYMGSQPSSGHQPNYLGFDTSANHQGYGDVNGAVDTRGFAPVQSTYHGQNQAIANPQEHLSNSYLGTENSMNFNQQQFPVANTSNLQFGHSHDGRSSAGRPPHALIAFGFGGKLIVMKETSSMTTSFNSGNQGNSCGTVSVLNLSEVVFDKVDTSSITNGSTLGYFNALCHQPVPGPLVGGSAASKDVNKWLDEMIAWYEPSSTALQRGDTRKLLISLLKILCQHYGKLRSPFGADPQEETDGPEMAVTKLFSSFKRSSVHMRDYGSIVHCMKNIPSERQMQAVAQEVQNLLVSGRRKEALQCAQGGQLWGPAIILALQLGDQFYVDTVKRMAHSHFISGSPLRTLCLLIAGQPADVFNVENNVNNDYGTSHQPMEPGPNGMLDDWEENLAIITANRTKGDDLVITHLGDCLWKEKIEVAAAHSCYLVAELNIDSYSESARLCLIGADHLKCPRTFASPEAIQRTEVYEYAKVLGNSQYILLPFQPYKLIYAYMLAEVGKISDSLRYCQASLKVLKASGRAPELEAWKQLFSSLEERIRTHQQGGYGTNLAPAKLVGKIFTSLDKSISRMMGTPSAPLPPLPHGSVSDRESHAAPAAAKFVNSQSVMAMSSLMPSASIQSMTEVAENSGGAGRKMAHNRSVSEPDFGRTSKQGAGSDGMQSGASGSGSSRFGWLGSTLQKTMGFVSKTHRQAKLGDQNKFYYDEKLKRWVEEGAAVPAEEPPLPPPPTKPSFQNGMPDHKLNGPMSGSHAPNGVTEWKSSNSSEQGLGMPPIPPSQNQFSARGRMGVRSRYVDTFNKSSASGAVPSYNKLAAPSVTPPAGAKFFMPAALASDQMVPHQAAEIHSETIHQDERSASPPAETSFSSPPPSAQFSAAMSSTIHRQSSMDNISTPFQGSVVSSLSSSSSLSRSRAASWSGTYSEQLSAFSSAKSPEGQTMPSPLMPGKPSHSRSNSISSMQLNGLTEDLHEVEL; this is encoded by the exons ATGGCCGACGACCAGACCGACGCCGACTTCTTCGACAAGctcgtcgacgacgacgacgcccccGCGCCCGCCAACTCCGCCTTGGCTCGCGACGTCTCCGACATAAGCCTCGCCGACGACGACCTACCTACCCTGCCACCGGCCCCCGAGACGGCGCCTCCGGAGGGAGGCTCACCGGGCTCAGCCaaggccggcgccggcctccacaCCACCGTCAAGCAGGTGCAGTGGGCCTCCTTCGGGGGCGGCCCGGACGATGGCGCTGATCCATTTGCTGAGCTCTCAggagccgccggcgacgacagcTTTTTCGGGACCCAGACCCTGGAGACCTCCGCAGGCACCTCGGATCATGACTTGTTCGGTGCGAATCATCAGAGCTTGGCCGCTCCGGTGACGGATCAGGACTTCTTCGGGGGGACCTCCAGCTCCAATCAGAATGTTGACGGCCAGCTTCAGAGGACCGGCAGTGGTGCTGTGGATTTCACAGATCCCAAGTATCTGGAGGCCATGTACCCCGGATGGAAGTATGATGAGGCGACGCAGCAATGGTACCAGGTTGACACTTCCAATACAATAGGGAATGCAGCTCAGTTGGTAGACAATAGCAGCCAGAATCTACAGCAGCAGCTTGACACATCCTACCTGCAGAATTCAGCGCATGCAGGGCTTGAGACCATTGCTGAGGAGGGCGCTGCCACAGCTGGCGTCTCAAGTTGGGGGCAGGGGGGCGCCTCAGAGTACCCACCCAACATGTTCTTCTATGCAGAATACCCAGGTTGGTACTTTGATACCAACACTCAGCAGTGGCACTCGCTTGAGTCATACCAGCAGGCTGCGATGCAGGCTGGAACTGCTAGTGCGGTTCAGACTGGTGCAAATGATGGTGCTGTTGTGACTTCTGGTGGAACAAGCTATAATGCCAAACAAACTGAGGACCTTGCTGTCCACAATCAGGTGACCCAACATAACTCGTTCATGACTAGTTTCACTCCTCAGAGCCAGCGACAGATGACTGGTGCGTTTGGTAACACTATGCAATCTGAAAGTGCTACAGATAATAGCCTTACCAGTAGTTTCTACGGTTTTGATCAACATGCAAATGCTGAGACTAGTAGTTCCTCTACAAGCCAACAGGTTGGCTTTAACACAGCTGAAACTGTTTCAGATCACTATGGTGCACACAAGGGCTTTGAATCAGCAAGTCTTCAGAGTGGTTATAGCTCTTCTGACAGTCAACAATCCAGTTACAAGGCGTTTGAACCTTCCACAGGTTATCGCGCCGGTTATAAAGCATTCGAACCTGCCATGGGTACCAGTCACAATGTGTTCCAACAGTCCGCAGGTAATCAGGGAGGTTACAAGGCGTTTGAACCTTCCATGAGCAACCAGAGTGGATACAACGCATTCGAACCTTCCACAAGTCGCCATAGTGCTTCCAAGGGATTCATGCCTTCCACTGGTCACCAGACTGGTTACAAGGGATCCGAAGCTTCTACAGTTAACCAGGCCAGCTACAATGAATTTGAAACTTCTACAGGTTACAATACCAGTTTCAAGATATTTGAGCCCTCTTCAGCTCAACATGCTGGTTACATGGGTTCCCAACCTTCTTCAGGTCATCAACCAAACTACTTGGGATTTGACACTTCTGCCAATCACCAGGGTTATGGTGATGTCAATGGTGCTGTGGATACTCGAGGATTTGCCCCAGTGCAAAGCACATACCATGGTCAGAACCAAGCAATCGCAAACCCGCAAGAGCACCTGTCAAACAGCTATTTGGGTACAGAGAACTCCATGAACTTTAATCAGCAACAATTTCCGGTTGCAAATACCTCAAATTTGCAGTTCGGCCACTCTCATGATGGGAGGTCATCGGCTGGACGACCACCACATGCCCTCATTGCTTTTGGGTTTGGAGGGAAACTTATAGTTATGAAAGAAACCAGCTCAATGACCACAAGCTTTAACAGTGGAAATCAG GGGAACTCTTGTGGCACAGTGTCAGTCCTTAATCTATCAGAGGTGGTTTTTGATAAAGTTGatacttcaagcatcactaatGGCAGCACACTTGGTTACTTCAATGCTTTATGCCATCAACCTGTTCCTGGTCCTCTAGTTGGTGGAAGTGCTGCATCAAAGGATGTGAATAAGTGGCTTGATGAGATGATTGCATGGTATGAACCTTCCTCCACTGCACTCCAGAGAGGTGATACTCGGAAGTTGCTTATTTCATTGCTGAAGATACTGTGTCAGCACTATGGAAAACTCCGTTCACCTTTTGGTGCTGACCCACAAGAG GAGACAGATGGCCCAGAAATGGCAGTAACTAAGCTATTTTCTTCATTTAAGAGAAGTAGTGTTCATATGAGGGATTATGGATCCATTGTTCACTGCATGAAAAATATTCCCTCAGAACGTCAGATGCAG GCTGTTGCACAAGAGGTCCAAAATCTTCTAGTTTCTGGAAGAAGAAAAGAGGCCCTTCAGTGTGCCCAGGGAGGTCAACTGTGGGGACCTGCAATCATACTGGCTTTACAGCTTGGTGATCAG TTTTATGTGGATACAGTGAAGAGAATGGCTCACTCCCATTTTATATCTGGGTCACCTCTGCGAACCCTATGCCTTCTTATTGCTGGACAACCTGCAGATGTTTTTAATGTAGAGAACAATGTCAACAACGACTATGGTACATCCCATCAACCTATGGAG CCTGGTCCTAATGGTATGTTGGATGATTGGGAGGAGAATTTGGCTATTATTACTGCAAACAGGACAaaaggtgatgatctcgtaattaCCCATCTTGGTGATTGCCTTTGGAAAGAGAAAATTGAG GTTGCAGCTGCTCATTCATGCTATTTAGTTGCTGAACTAAATATTGATTCGTACTCGGAAAGTGCAAGGTTATGCCTCATTGGCGCAGACCACTTGAAGTGTCCTCGAACATTTGCCAGCCCTGAAGCCATTCAG AGGACAGAAGTGTATGAATACGCGAAGGTGCTTGGTAATTCTCAGTATATCCTGCTACCCTTTCAGCCATATAAGCTGATATATGCATACATGCTTGCGGAAGTGGGGAAGATTTCTGATTCTTTGAG GTATTGCCAAGCATCTTTGAAGGTGCTGAAAGCCTCTGGCCGTGCCCCTGAATTGGAGGCATGGAAACAATTGTTTTCTTCTCTAGAGGAGAGGATACGCACTCACCAGCAG GGTGGATATGGCACAAATCTTGCCCCAGCAAAACTAGTGGGGAAGATTTTCACCTCGCTTGATAAATCTATATCCCGCATGATGGGTACACCATCCGCACCACTTCCACCACTGCCACATGGATCTGTTAGTGATAGGGAGAGCCACGCTGCGCCTGCAGCtgcaaaatttgtaaatagCCAATCGGTAATGGCCATGTCATCATTAATGCCATCTGCTTCAATTCAATCTATGACTGAGGTAGCAGAGAATAGTGGTGGCGCTGGCAGGAAAATGGCACACAACAGAAGTGTTTCTGAGCCGGACTTTGGCAGAACATCAAAACAG GGTGCCGGATCAGATGGCATGCAGAGTGGTGCATCAGGGTCGGGCAGTTCTCGGTTTGGTTGGTTGGGCTCCACACTGCAGAAGACTATGGGATTTGTGTCGAAAACCCACCGTCAG GCAAAATTAGGGGACCAGAACAAGTTTTACTATGATGAGAAGTTGAAGCGGTGGGTAGAAGAAGGTGCTGCAGTTCCTGCTGAGGAGCCTcctctacctccacctccaacaaAACCGTCTTTCCAGAATGGTATGCCAGACCATAAGTTGAATGGCCCCATGAGTGGAAGCCATGCTCCCAATGGAGTCACAGAATGGAAATCCTCAAATTCTTCCGAGCAAGGTTTGGGGATGCCGCCGATTCCACCTagccaaaaccagttttctgcTCGGGGACGGATGGGTGTCCGGTCCAG ATATGTAGACACATTCAACAAGTCTAGTGCATCTGGAGCAGTGCCATCGTATAACAAACTGGCTGCTCCTTCTGTGACACCGCCAGCAGGTGCCAAGTTCTTTATGCCAGCCGCACTTGCTTCTGATCAGATGGTGCCACACCAAGCAGCAGAGATACACAGTGAAACCATCCATCAGGACGAGCGGTCAGCCTCACCACCAGCAGAAACATCATTTTCTTCACCCCCACCATCGGCACAATTTTCAGCAGCAATGTCGTCAACAATTCATCGCCAATCGAGTATGGACAACATCTCCACTCCATTCCAGGGATCCGTGGTGTCATCGttaagcagcagcagctcattATCAAGATCACGAGCTGCGTCCTGGAGCGGGACATACTCTGAGCAGCTTAGTGCTTTTTCGAGCGCTAAATCTCCCGAGGGACAGACCATGCCATCACCACTCATGCCCGGGAAACCGTCGCACAGTCGTTCCAACAGCATCTCATCTATGCAGTTGAACGGATTGACAGAGGATCTTCATGAGGTGGAGCTCTGA
- the LOC120665726 gene encoding uncharacterized protein LOC120665726: MDKTIMSNQAGKVLKKGKKKQAKDELDRQKQAEKKRRRLEKALANSAAIISELEKKKQKKKEEQQRLDEEGAAIAEAVALHVLIGEDSDEPCHLMLNKHRRCSHWDPSAGFEFTVDAQPADIYSSDGLICTSHAYAPKGRWADWGIGQPLPSWGEVRDLQVQGPYYQGTFHQSVNCPGFIAAQAVSSLQIREDSSETASPSQGAAAATVVNRMLGGANRLNLYREI; encoded by the coding sequence ATGGACAAGACTATCATGAGCAATCAAGCAGGCAAAGTCttgaagaaaggaaaaaagaaacagGCCAAGGATGAACTGGATCGCCAGAAGCAGGCTGAGAAGAAGAGGCGCCGGCTAGAGAAAGCGCTGGCAAACTCAGCTGCCATTATTTCAGAGCTggaaaagaagaagcagaagaagaaagaagaacagCAAAGGCTGGATGAGGAAGGTGCTGCCATAGCTGAAGCAGTCGCTCTTCATGTTCTCATAGGTGAAGACTCCGATGAACCCTGCCACTTGATGCTAAACAAGCACAGAAGGTGCAGCCATTGGGATCCCTCGGCTGGCTTTGAATTCACTGTGGATGCGCAACCTGCTGATATTTATTCTTCAGATGGACTGATTTGCACCAGCCATGCATATGCTCCCAAAGGGAGGTGGGCTGATTGGGGGATTGGCCAGCCATTGCCATCTTGGGGAGAAGTGAGGGATCTCCAAGTCCAAGGCCCCTACTatcaaggaacattccatcagTCAGTCAACTGCCCTGGTTTCATAGCAGCCCAAGCAGTGTCGTCATTGCAGATCAGAGAAGACTCGTCAGAAACCGCATCTCCAAGCCAAGGAGCGGCAGCTGCAACTGTGGTTAACAGGATGCTTGGTGGCGCCAACAGGCTCAACCTTTAcagagaaatataa